The following proteins are encoded in a genomic region of Sulfurimonas sp. HSL3-7:
- a CDS encoding C4-type zinc ribbon domain-containing protein encodes MNKHLEQLIELSKIDKEIDAFEPQIEAANIKYEAALAKKENIATEIATLDEEIKAEQVKKQKNELHIAELSAKLEENSKKSGDVKTEREMKSLQLEEEIAKEQVSFANEEIERLEKVVENKQGKIAELQGQMEEIDANLSSVKEEVDAKLAEINTERQKVFEAKEKLVSQMNQKGLSFYQKIRRWAKNTTAVEVKNQACMGCYMVINDKVYAEVIKGEEITTCPHCGRILYIEPSTEAAEA; translated from the coding sequence TTGAATAAGCACCTAGAACAACTGATTGAACTTTCTAAGATCGATAAAGAGATCGATGCCTTTGAACCACAGATCGAAGCAGCTAATATCAAGTATGAAGCAGCTCTTGCCAAAAAAGAGAACATCGCAACTGAGATCGCGACACTTGATGAAGAGATCAAAGCAGAACAGGTCAAAAAGCAAAAGAATGAACTTCATATTGCAGAGCTTTCCGCCAAACTGGAAGAGAACAGCAAAAAAAGCGGTGATGTCAAGACTGAACGTGAGATGAAATCACTGCAGCTTGAAGAAGAGATCGCCAAAGAGCAGGTCTCATTTGCCAACGAAGAGATCGAGCGTTTAGAAAAAGTGGTGGAAAATAAACAAGGCAAGATCGCTGAACTGCAAGGGCAGATGGAAGAGATCGATGCGAACCTCTCGAGTGTAAAAGAAGAGGTCGATGCCAAGTTGGCTGAGATCAACACGGAACGCCAAAAAGTCTTTGAAGCAAAAGAGAAACTGGTTTCCCAGATGAACCAGAAAGGTCTTTCGTTTTATCAGAAGATCCGTCGATGGGCTAAAAACACCACCGCGGTTGAAGTGAAAAACCAGGCATGTATGGGCTGTTACATGGTCATCAATGACAAAGTCTATGCCGAGGTTATCAAAGGCGAAGAGATCACGACCTGCCCTCACTGCGGCCGTATTCTTTATATAGAACCGTCTACTGAGGCAGCTGAAGCGTAA